Proteins found in one Leucoraja erinacea ecotype New England chromosome 34, Leri_hhj_1, whole genome shotgun sequence genomic segment:
- the ret gene encoding proto-oncogene tyrosine-protein kinase receptor Ret produces MRSLIGSRLLFALFLIEAAVGLYFPRKSYQATVYIGQPADTPLLQVYALPDGGEERRANFGFCNNPLSGFRHHWFRIDERSGVFYLNKTLEESDLNLLGNMGGPELYKIMLHVFAVHKPHEEKECKAQIIIIVVNKNLPACANTTAEDLCFGEVDSKVQLIENHDPGTFFQMNSLPNQYHCQFANISYHLGAGASVPFRINEETSEVSVVKPLDREQRETYDIIVKCTLRTLAQIIQVVRSLHVTVLDKGDNAPYILDGNDTAEAFIEFNRKEHTVVTALFVYDTDSTTKYTTTVIGNDTWITENFRVKPTALEIPASAERPARGTVNKYELILKRSLSVSENRSFSLDVLVHDTEYNGPNSSVLLHFNVIVRPIVIEFTEKTFYFSVNRNAGRSAKVGRICIANCQNFQTLSMTYTLVPVMHSEENTTQQDKGCSSIVGVLKQAEDIFGILYINDVKMLRNSTCYQLHYIVIANESLSKEEAKTDIIVTLEGAYKDRNSNCPKICATNKQRSECEECGGLGTLNGRCQWRQGYEKGISKNYSTCSSDLSSCPDGYCDVVEQKKGTCPQDCVEWDKVVGGFEPGELGGIKGGFGTCVCYSDSKCICQKDEFVEMVCDDLCKTIIAAAVLLSFILSVLLSSYFIHRYHKTTPKPPIASAEMTFRRPAQAYPISYSSNNIRRPSIDSMENQMSVDSFKIPEDPKWEFARKNLVLGKTLGEGEFGKVVKATAFKLKGKAGYTTVAVKMLKENASQSELRDLLSEFNLLKQVNHPHIIKLYGACSQDGPLYLIVEYAKYGSLRSFLRESRKVGPSYLGEGNRNSSYLDNPDERALTMGDLISFAWQISRGMQYLAEMKLVHRDLAARNVLVAEGRKMKISDFGLSRDVYEEDSYVKRSKGRIPVKWMAIESLFDHIYTTQSDVWSFGILLWEIVTLGGNPYPGIAPERLFNLLKTGYRMERPENCSEEMYNLMLHCWKQEPDKRPTFAEISKELEKMMVRSRDYLDLAASTPSDSLLYDDGVAEEETPLVDCNNAPLPRSLPSTWIENKLYGISYPCWSEDSPVPITRFDGTNSVFTRYANDSVYANWMVSPTAAKLMERCDT; encoded by the exons GCAACATGGGTGGACCGGAATTATATAAGATCATGCTGCATGTCTTTGCTGTCCACAAACCACAtgaggagaaggagtgcaaggCACAGATTATAATTATCGTGGTGAATAAGAACTTACCAGCCTGTGCCAACACTACAGCGGAAGACCTTTGCTTTGGAGAAGTGGATTCCAAGGTTCAACTTATTGAGAACCATGATCCTGGAACTTTCTTTCAAATGAATTCCCTGCCAAACCAGTACCACTGCCAATTTGCCAACATCTCCTATCACCTTGGAGCAG GTGCCTCGGTTCCATTCAGGATCAATGAGGAGACCTCTGAGGTCAGTGTGGTGAAGCCTCTTgacagggagcagagggagacgTACGACATCATTGTCAAATGTACGTTGCGGACGCTCGCCCAGATCATCCAAGTTGTGAGATCGTTGCACGTAACCGTCCTTGACAAGGGAGATAACGCCCCGTACATCCTCGATGGCAATGACACAGCCGAGGCTTTCATTGAGTTCAACAGGAAGGAG cACACGGTGGTGACCGCTCTCTTTGTGTATGACACTGACAGCACGACAAAGTACACAACGACTGTGATCGGGAACGATACGTGGATCACGGAGAACTTCCGTGTGAAGCCCACTGCTTTGGAGATACCGGCCAGCGCAGAAAGACCCGCTCGAGGGACGGTAAACAAATACG AGTTGATACTGAAGAGAAGCTTGTCAGTCTCGGAGAACCGATCCTTCAGTCTGGACGTACTGGTCCACGATACTGAGTATAATGGTCCCAACAGCTCGGTGTTGCTTCACTTCAATGTGATCGTCCGGCCAATTGTCATCGAGTTCACCGAGAAAACATTCTACTTCTCAGTGAATAGGAACGCAGGACGTTCTGCTAAG GTTGGAAGAATTTGCATTGCAAATTGTCAGAACTTTCAAACTTTGAGTATGACCTACACACTGGTGCCGGTGATGCACAGTGAAGAGAATACCACGCAACAAGACAAAGGTTGTTCATCCATTGTGGGCGTTCTGAAGCAAGCCGAAGACATATTTGGCATCCTCTACATTAATGATGTGAAGATGCTGAGAAACAGCACGTGCTACCAACTTCACTACATCGTCATTGCTAATGAATCACTGAGCAAGGAGGAGGCAAAGACTGACATCATTGTCACACTCGAGGGTGCAT ACAAGGACAGAAATAGTAATTGCCCCAAAATCTGTGCAACAAACAAGCAGCGCTCAGAATGCGAGGAGTGTGGTGGACTTGGAACATTAAATGGGAGATGTCAGTGGCGACAGGGCTATGAAAAAG GAATATCCAAGAACTACTCGACCTGCTCGTCAGATCTCTCCAGCTGCCCTGATGGATATTGCGATGTGGTGGAACAGAAGAAGGGCACGTGTCCGCAGGACTGTGTCG AATGGGACAAAGTCGTCGGTGGATTTGAACCCGGGGAGCTGGGAGGAATTAAAGGTGGCTTTGGAACTTGTGTCTGCTACTCAGACAGCAAATGCATCTGCCAAAAAGATGAGTTTGTTG AGATGGTTTGCGATGATCTGTGTAAAACCATTATTGCAGCTGCGGTATTGTTGTCCTTCATCCTGTCTGTGCTGCTTTCCTCGTATTTCATTCATCGATACCATAAAACCACTCCCAAGCCCCCCATCGCTTCGGCAGAAATGACCTTCAGGAGGCCAGCTCAGGCTTATCCGATCAGCTACTCCTCCAATAATATCCGAAGACCTTCTATAGATTCCATGGAAAATCAAATGTCCGTGGATTCCTTCAAGATACCA GAGGATCCCAAGTGGGAGTTTGCAAGGAAGAACTTGGTCCTGGGTAAAACCCTGGGTGAAGGAGAATTTGGGAAAGTAGTGAAGGCTACGGCATTCAAACTCAAGGGCAAAGCAGGCTACACCACTGTGGCTGTCAAGATGTTGAAAG AAAATGCATCTCAGAGTGAACTACGAGACCTTTTATCCGAGTTCAACTTGCTGAAACAAGTGAACCATCCTCACATCATCAAACTATATGGAGCCTGCAGTCAGGATG GTCCTCTCTACCTTATTGTGGAGTACGCCAAATACGGATCACTGAGAAGTTTCCTGAGGGAAAGTCGCAAAGTCGGTCCCAGTTACTTGGGTGAAGGCAATCGAAACTCCAGCTATTTGGATAATCCAGATGAACGGGCCTTGACCATGGGAGACCTGATATCTTTTGCCTGGCAGATCTCCCGTGGAATGCAGTACCTAGCTGAAATGAAG CTTGTTCATCGTGACTTGGCAGCACGGAATGTCTTGGTTGCTGAAGGTCGTAAGATGAAGATCTCTGATTTTGGACTTTCCAGGGATGTGTATGAGGAGGACTCGTATGTGAAAAGAAGCAAG GGTCGAATTCCTGTGAAATGGATGGCAATAGAATCTTTGTTTGATCACATCTACACAACGCAAAGTGACGT GTGGTCATTTGGCATTCTACTTTGGGAAATAGTGACACTGGGTGGAAATCCCTATCCCGGAATTGCTCCTGAACGCCTCTTCAATCTGCTTAAGACAGGATACCGGATGGAGAGACCAGAGAACTGCAGTGAGGAAAT GTACAACTTGATGCTGCATTGCTGGAAACAAGAGCCGGATAAACGGCCAACATTTGCAGAGATCAGCAAAGAACTGGAGAAGATGATGGTGAGGAGTCGG GACTACCTGGACCTTGCCGCCTCCACACCGTCAGACTCCTTGCTCTATGATGACGGAGTGGCTGAAGAAGAGACGCCACTGGTAGACTGTAATAATGCTCCCCTCCCTCGGTCCCTcccctccacatggattgagaacAAACTCTACG GCATCTCGTACCCCTGCTGGTCTGAAGACAGCCCTGTCCCCATCACAAGATTCGATGGAACTAACTCAGTCTTTACAAGATATGCAAATGATAGTGTTTATGCAAACTGGATGGTGTCACCGACAGCTGCAAAATTAATGGAGCGTTGTGATACTTAA